One genomic region from Anatilimnocola floriformis encodes:
- a CDS encoding DUF1559 domain-containing protein — protein MHPNRLPRRTSARRHDAAFTLVELLVVIAIIGVLVALLLPAREAARRSSCSNNMRQWGLAFQNFHDTYGCLPPGKLGTVSAAAYPNAIHLKFNIPNGSEHGWVAFLLPFVEQGNLRDKYSLNVSWNDAANREAIQTQLKLQACPSTPNNKRTTTNKAACGDYATVSAVQPELVTAGLVDSLKGDMLNGALRTNQLYRFADITDGLSNTTWIAEDSGRPQNYDTTQKLQTSASSSSAWADPDSSYTLHGYTPDCVTLVDKCAINCCNKDEIYAFHPGGAHALMGDASVRLLAKGTDIRLVARLITMAGGEVSD, from the coding sequence ATGCATCCGAATCGGTTGCCCCGCCGCACTTCCGCCCGTCGGCACGACGCAGCATTCACGCTCGTCGAATTGCTGGTGGTCATCGCCATCATCGGCGTGCTGGTCGCACTGTTGCTCCCCGCCCGCGAAGCAGCTCGCCGTTCGTCATGCTCGAACAATATGCGACAGTGGGGCCTCGCGTTTCAGAATTTTCACGATACCTACGGCTGCCTGCCGCCGGGCAAACTCGGCACCGTGTCGGCAGCCGCTTATCCCAACGCGATTCATCTGAAGTTCAACATTCCGAATGGTTCCGAGCACGGCTGGGTGGCGTTTCTGCTGCCGTTTGTCGAGCAGGGAAATCTGCGTGACAAGTACAGCTTGAATGTCAGTTGGAATGACGCAGCCAATCGCGAAGCGATACAGACGCAACTAAAACTGCAAGCCTGCCCTTCGACGCCCAACAACAAACGGACCACGACTAACAAAGCAGCCTGTGGCGACTACGCAACGGTCTCGGCCGTTCAGCCCGAATTGGTGACGGCGGGGTTGGTCGACAGCTTGAAGGGCGACATGCTCAACGGCGCGCTGCGGACAAATCAGCTCTATCGTTTTGCCGACATCACCGACGGCTTGTCCAATACCACGTGGATTGCCGAAGACTCTGGCCGGCCACAGAACTATGACACGACGCAAAAGCTCCAAACTTCAGCGAGCAGCAGCAGCGCTTGGGCCGATCCTGATAGTTCGTACACGCTGCACGGCTACACGCCCGACTGCGTGACCCTTGTCGATAAGTGCGCCATCAACTGCTGTAACAAGGACGAGATCTACGCCTTCCATCCCGGCGGCGCTCACGCCCTGATGGGTGACGCCAGCGTCAGGCTGCTCGCGAAGGGGACCGACATTCGCCTCGTCGCCCGCCTGATCACGATGGCCGGCGGAGAAGTTTCGGATTAG